CGCTGGCCGTCCACTCATCTCGATGTGGCAGTGGCACTTCAGGAAGGAGCGTCGCCCACCAGACTGTCGGCTGCAGAAGCTTTTTCTCCACAGAGGGACGTCACACTGGCGCCTCCTGATGATAAACCATCTTCTCATCGCGAGACTACCGAGATAGGAGCTCAACAATCGAATCAATCAACTTCACCAACCATGGCAGATAGTATGCTGGACTTTTTGAATGAGATACGCAATCAACGGAGAGCGCATCAGGAGGATCTAGAAAGAAGTCTGACCAAAATATTTCGAGAAGCACATGTGGACATGAATACACGATTGGACCGTATGCAGGGAAGCTTTCATTCACAAGTGATAAGCCTAGCTGAAGTTTCACAGAAGgaagtgattggaaaaaatgcggaaattggaaaagttattgtCAGTCAAGTGGAGTTGACTCAAGCGTCAATAGAGAGTCAAGCTTTCAAAAAAAATGACAACTTTATCGCCCTTACAAACTCTGTGGAGGTTGGAGTGGATTCAACTACAGCCAGTCATAGTCTAGTTATCGACTTGAAAGTTGAAAAGATAGAAACAACACAGCTCATCACTACTAAGGAAGATGATTCAATCCAAAGGGAAGTTGAGTTGCTAAAACACGATGATTCAACTGCATCTACGAGGTTGGAGATCTCTACGAAAGGTCGGGATGTATGTCAGCTGAACTTCATAAGCCAACTGCAAAGCAATCCTTcggtattttttgaaaaaattgcacTTGGACGAGAATTGTTGATCGAGTTTCATCTTACTTCTGATTCCCTTCGAAAATGGAAAAAGGGTTTCTTTCATCTTCGCACGGGGCCATACACCATTGCTCAAGCATCCAGCCAAGGTGATATCTGCAGGGTGATGTCTGTGGGCGCTTGGTCTAACTTCAGGAGGATCTTACTCCACAGGAGGCTGTTTCCTTTCAAGATTTCTGCTGAATCATTGACCTACCAGAATCggaatgaaaattcaaataagtTGGCCATTTCAAGACCTTCTATCCTGGAGAGAGCTCCACCGGAAATGCAATCTTTGTCATAGAGGCCTCTTCATCACCGTCGTCGCGAAAGTCTCTTCACTTCATGAATCATCAACCTACGACTCACATGGAATGCAAGTAATAAAGAGTAATTTGTTTGCAGTATGctcatattattgttattattcagATAtctaattatcatattattatattgtaagcCTATATGTAAATGTATCCCAAAGGCGAATTTATGTTATATTTCTGTGTCACCAACTTGAGAATTGTCAAGTTGTGTGTTGTGTCTCCTGCTGCCCATTTAATGTATAACATGTTAATTAATTGTGATACATTTTTTGTGAActtgaatatcataatattcactattcgagaatatttttctcaattgaagCAGAGCCTAATGTACTCTATTCTCGAAAAAgtgtattttttgaaaaaattgcacTTGGACGAGAATTGTTGATCGAGTTTCATCTTACTTCTGATTCCCTTCGAAAATGGAAAAAGGGTTTCTTTCATCTTCGCACGGGGCCATACACCATTGCTCAAGCATCCAGCCAAGGTGATATCTGCAGGGTGATGTCTGTGGGCGCTTGGTCTAACTTCAGGAGGATCTTACTCCACAGGAGGCTGTTTCCTTTCAAGATTTCTGCTGAATCATTGACCTACCAGAATCGGAGTGAAAATTCAAATAAGTTGGCCATTTCAAGACCTTCTATCCTGGAGAGAGCTCCACCGGAAATGCAATCTTTGTCATAGAGGCCTCTTCATCACCGTCGTCACGAAAGTCTCTTCACTTCATGAATCATCAACCTACGACTCACATGGAATGCAAGTAATAAAGAGTAATTTGTTTGCAGTATGctcatattattgttattattcagATAtctaattatcatattattatattgtaagcCTATATGTAAATGTATCCCAAAGGCGAATTTATGTTATATTTCTGTGTCACCAACTTGAGAATTGTCAAGTTGTGTGTTGTGTCTCCTGCTGCCCATTTAATGTATAACATGTTAATTAATTGTGATACATTTTTTGTGAActtgaatatcataatattcactattcgagaatatttttctcaattgaagCAGAGCCTAATGTACTCTATTCTCGATTTTTATGTTCTTTAAATGTTATGAGATGGTGCAGCAGGACAATGTGATAAATTTTGTGTTAAATGTAAGAATATTATGTCTCTTTATGTGCCAGTGCAGTTATCAGCACCCTAAGTGCACTCCACTGTTAGGAGTAGCCCTTCTGGTCTGCAAGACGAAATATTTGAagctatatttcaaattaaactaTACAGTTTTTTGCATTGGATAACTGCACAAAACGTTGAACTAACATGCAATGCACATGGTTGCATGAATGAACAATGATACTcattgatcttatatttatataaactgaaaatgttatcaacacagacaaaacaaaaacaaaatgaataaataaacacatTGAAGAAAATCACTTAAACGAGCAAAAGCATAaagtaataaaatcaaataacagaacaaagcaaaaaaaaataaaaaataaaaaattaaccaAAGAAAAATGTCTGTGATATATTGTAAACtaactcagtattattattgttattagcaTTAAGATTAGTATCATtgttaagattattattatatttgttagatgttatttaaatgtatattatttgttattatcagCATGCCCCACTGTgaggaaaatgagaaagttATTAGATTCAAAGCTAAACATAGTCAATAAGTAATTATCAAGTTGAGTAGGAGGAAGTAGAGTATAGTAACAGAAAACAATGCACAGCCaacaaacaagaaaaaattGAGTAGAGAAAGATTAATCATGAAATAGAAATGAAAGAATAGAGTCCAACACAAAATGAACACATCCAAGAGAgagaaataatcaattgaaaagaCAAGTTTGTCTATggaatgaataatgaacacagatATACAATttgcaaatttaattttaattgaatatcatGAACCAAACTGTGTGAGtccaaaatataatataaagaagGTTGCTCAAATTGGAATTAGCCTTCATATGTGGCATCACAGATGTTGTCATGTTGGAGATATTGGAGTATGGCAGGCCAGCAAACTTAGTATTGCATCTTCTTTGGTCCTCCGGGCCAGAttattatttgggattttcttttctttttttttaggTGAGTGGGGCTTGTTGCCCACTtcactaattattgtaattaatgtGGAGAGAATTCCACTTGTAAAGTCGAAGGGCTTGGACCCAGACTTATATCAATTTTGTACTGATGGTTGATTGTTTCCCATTGGGTACTACCATAATCCTAAAGTGTAATAGTGTAATATCGGAGATGCTTGGCTAGTCTTGCTGCACTTGACCCGATGTGAGGGCTGAAATGTGCTGTATGGGTGAGAAATTGGCAAGACCGTGAGACTCAACCTCTTGCAAATTTGGGGCTTTTATGTGACATCACATTTCATAAGCGGGCTGGCATAGCTCAAATTGATAGTAGCGAGCAGCAATATCAATAAGATAAGATGCCAGCCTGCTATTACTTCGGTTCATACagctttaattataataaaattcatttcaatacctTATTATAGCTGTCAATGTatgtcaagttatatttttaataattattaaaaatttactcTCTCTCTCGGAAAGGTGTTCTTCAGATTATCTCTACCTCCATGTTCATTGTCTATTCCTCTTACATTGAGAGTTCTCTCTTTTACAATTGAGAGGTGTTAGAGATgtgacaagaatgaagaatcaGGAAAAAGTACTGGATTTAATTAATACTTTTATCAAGTACAagtcaataacaaaaatataaaaaatgaatgagttTAGTGATAAATATTGTGAATCGGCTCCACGTAAAAAGGAATCACTATAGAAGTCATACTCGATTCCAATTTTCTCAGCTATACTCAACATTTCACCTTCAGCttgcaaatttcaaatttcaaattcaaattttatttattcaaactcacaatattctcaatcagaatcaataaggaaaacaaaaacacacaGCTTAGTAAGATAaaaaagattaataaaatactggTATGTTTGATTAGAATAGAAATACGgtaaatttgtgaattggaatgaaaaatactacctgctggaagtatacaatactccacgtttgcaagcaggaatgaatatcacttcaactaattttaaatgcatgaataaaaggagaaagaaaaagaaaagagaaagaattgACTAGCAACCATTCACTCTCACATTCACTCACCTTGCACACTTTCCAATAACAGCTCATCTTACTAATGCTTATTGCAAGCTACCAAAATTACATTTAAACTACGAAATAACATTAAATAAGGATTCTAAATGGTCAGACATAAGACCTCTGAGCCATCTAAGaattctttttttgaaaacaagttGATTTTGAACCCTCTTGATTTCAATTGGGatgttattaaaaaacttggggccaagaaatacaaacgatttctggaaacaagtggtatacgaTTCGGGAAGTCTCAGTAAATCAGCTgtcactctcctagtttgatagCTGGGAACATCCCTGAGCAACGTATGACCACCGTTTCCAGACATCAAAAAGAACATATACAGGACCTTAAACACATACATATATCCAAGAGGCAAACATCCAAGGCACTGAAATAGAggaaaagaatgttcatatcTACCCTTTCTATTTATAGCACGGACTATCGATTTCTGCACCGTTATCAATGGCTTCAAGTGACAAATATAGGTGGAGCCCCAACAATTAATACCATAACTTATTTTTGGATCAACAAATGCAAAATATAACTGCCTAAGAACATTTGAagggagaaatttattcaagaagTAGAATTTTCGCAGGACGAGTAACAAATAGTTTTTTATGATAGATATATGCTGAGACCAGTTAAGCTTTTCATCAACAATCACACCTGAATATTTTATGGCATTGGTCTGACCAACGACCTCACAGTCACAGTCATTCTGATCACAGGCACCATGCAACTTCAGTGCAGAAGGCAGTGTCCATGGTGTTGTTAATGtgaacaatatatattttgtttttgtaagaTTGAGCTGTATTCTATTGTGCCTGAACCAGAGCAATAGCTTATCGAAATCAGAGATTATTGCTtagagattgattgaataaatgattaAGTATTTCTTCAAGATACTTACTATGTTTGCGTTCCCTTTGAAATAGGCTGATTGCTTTCTTCTCTACAAGTTGAATGTTCATCTTACATTCTTCCATGGATGGCTTCAAGATAGATTGGGTGAGGTATATAGGCCTACGTATAATATATTATGGtatctatatacattatataaaagcgaaatggtactgattcattcattcactcactcactcacttcacttactcactctctcacccattcataatcaacagaactaaaaatatactaggtcaagtttaaaaaaaattgtattggaAGATAGTTTCGCCTTAAGTTAAGACAAGTAAGttctatctcttttctgtatggggctacttttatagaaatagaaagaaaaataaaataatttattttcattgacttcaaaatggcatcaatgtccgaaacatgttgtgattaaatatttcaaaaagggtactaagatttctatttttctttctatttcaagTAAGTTCTGCCCAAGATCGGCGGGTTTTCAGGCATTTTCTAGGCCTTCTCAAGAACCAATTGACAGATTATATTCAAATTTcgtacagaagttcagctaggTTCTAGAAACTTATTCTCCAGAGGATCAGAACTACTAGattaacttttaaaaattcGCGGATGGATGAACATGCTAATAGCCTATATCAACCGGGTACATCTGATAAGCAGATCCCTGCTTATCTGATGTACCCGGTTGATATATATATTCTTTGTATCTCCATTCAAACTGGATTtcaaactgcagtctgctcggttgaggaaggaaactcagtttccgaaaatttcccccatttctaatgtaagtttttaagtgttttcaatctatctatttcttgtgtctcctgttttaatttatattacaaactatttatatatatactatatcaACCAGGTGCATCCGATAAGCAGTTTCACTTACTTGCTAACGTTTCGCCATAATAACAAATGACATCCTTGGAACGCCGTTTTAGCTACACTGACTCCTGTGTGTGTTTGGAAGTTCTTCCACGTGGTCGAAGGGAGTACCTCCTCCCCTTTCCTTCTTCCACGTGTTCAGCCTGGCGCTGCTGGGTGAATTCCCGGAGAAGTGTCTGGCTTTTGTGCTGTGTTTAAAATGATTTTCCAAAGGGAAGAGATATTTGTACTGTCATCTCTTTTGTTAAGGCTTCCTTGTTTCTCTATTCCTAAGGCCTCTCGTACAATCCTAACCCGAAAATCTTGAATGTTGGCTAATTGTTTTGAattcttaaaatttattttgtgacCTGTGTTTTTTTCATGGTTGTAAAGGGCTGAAgtggattgtttgttttttatgttcaatttgtGTTCCTCTATCCTGGCTGATATTCTTCTATTTGTTTGACCTACATACATCTTGTCACTCACTGTGCAAGAACTAATAATAATTgctagaaaatgttcaaatttggtactcAGACTCAGCTGatgtataaaaataatgttctatTGGAATAACGCTCAAGTTCCGCGGTTTTCGAGCGTTTTCCTGCGTTTTCTACGCCTTCTCATGAACTAATTGACAGAATAAGCTCAAATTTCGCACAGAAGTTCAGAAAGGGTCTGGAAATTCTGTCTTGGGAGGACTTAAGAATTACGTCAAAGATCCCGTATGCCCAATATAGGCGCTTTTACAGCGTTTTCAAGCGTGCCCCAGCGTTTTTAGAgggttttttcaagtttttcattgagttttcaaagcatttttctacatttttcaagCAAATTCATACTTGACAGGGTTAGTCATGGATGTTTTTTAAGTTCTCCATAtcatttctttcccaaattttaaAGAACTTTAGACTGAAATACAATGATTCTCATAATATCCTAACCAAGTCTCcataattgagaaataactgaatattaataaattctgataaaaataaagatttttgcAACCCTGCACTACATAATTCAAAGAAAACTGGTGATTGGATCGAGCCTGAGAGTCTGTTTCGACTTTGTGACGGAAGAAAgtaagctcaaatgaaaaattcaggcgagcaaagcgagtcTGCTGATCCTTTTTATGGATTATCCAGCGGGGGGTCCAGATAGTgtagccccctggctagacggacgaggcgagcgaagcgagcctgccagCTAGTATATTTATAATACCTAAATAAATCGAAATTCAGATAAGTCCACAATACGTAGGCGGGGTGAAATTTCAGAATTCAAATAAGTTTTAGTAGAATTAATTTATCAACTTATAgatgtaattattcaataggCTACTGGTAAACAATCACCAGTCTGAAGCTAGTAAACCAGACAAAATTATGCTTGTGAACCGCTAACTTCACTTCTTAATATTCATCAGATTTGAAAATTCTTAGCAAAAACAAATCAGTTAGATTGGTCTCGAACCCGCAACCTTTCATTCatgtcaaatcaaatcgaaatccatttattgccaaagacaaattacaatttgtataggCCACATCATGAGAACATTACATAAATCATTACATATACAATCATACTACATAAAAACAACAAGAAATCATCACATCAACgtcttaaaaattctccatattgaaggcaaaatattcatcattggtATAAAAACAGTTTCTTATAAGAAAATCCTTGATTTAAGTTTATATTCACCCACTAGTAAGCCTCTTATATGTAACGTTAACTGATTATAAAACCTAATTGCACAAGCCCTAAAACTAATATGACTTGATTTGTACCGACAATATCCGTTTCTAAGGTTCAACCTATTTCTTGTGATGTGCGAATGAACATCAAAATGACTAGAGAATGAGAGCAAGTTAgtgtttacaaataataaacattgaaaaataaaaatacacggAGAACACATAATTCTCAATCTAACAAATAGAGGTTTGCAGTGTGTAAGGGGAGGAACATTACACATGGTTCTTATTGATCTTTTTTGTAACACAAAAAGTGAATGGGAATCACTACAATTGGCCCATAATATAGCTCCATACAAAAGAAGTGAATGCACATAACTATAGTAGACATTTACTAAAATTTTTTGACGCTGTTTCTTTTAATCTTCTCAACATAAAAACACCTCTTGCTACCTTGGGGATAGTGCAGTCAATATTATGACACttccatttcatattattttgtatattgatGCCTGGAAATTTGACAGAATGCCCTGAATTCAAGTTATTATAAGATACAGTTGAGTTTTACGTTTTGTTCAAATTAAGAGCAAGTTCATTAGCATTACACCAATCAGACATCAgttctaatttttcatttaataaggTTTCTCTTCCGTTGAGGTCGGTTACGATATTCAGGcacacatcatctgcatacatatTGTGCTCTCATCCTCAATATTGTCTGGCAGATCATTCATATAGATAATAAACAGTAATGGTCTAGGATTGAACCTTGAGGCACTCCATTAATAACAGGCTTGTAACCAGACATATCTTCTTTAAAATACACAGTCTGAAATCTGTCCATTAAATATGACTTTATAAGTGCTACAGATCTACAATTAAAACCAGAACTTTCAAGTTTAGAAAGTAGAATGTCATGAGAGACAGTGTCAAATGCTCTTGACATATCAAATAGTCTTGCGTTCACAGATTTTTTACCTTCCATACCATTTAGTATTTCCTGAATGAAAGACATAAAACTGCCTGACATGTAGTGTGGTTTTTCCTGAAGCCAAATTGCCTgcataaattattctttcattcttcagtaattaatggatgcaatatgaatactatacaatatatatatactctcttttattaggtgaataatttttttcaagattttccagtttctcaatgatagggataattatttgtataggtcttctaaggaaccattatcaacagctggtaccaatcaactatacttcaactccaaactaccgttttaataccagtacacaataatttatcacagggtgatgtgtttattagagctggtaactttagatgctaaatcatattatcacaacatgatcttgaatcatgatcatcttttcgttcttcagtagccgctcggccgaaaatttcgaaaacatatgtctgtgaaatggattaataaataattattattagcccccctattaaaatttctgttcagaaaccatccccaatattcacacaacatattcccaaagtttcatgccgttatgtcaagtagttttcaagtctactgggaacaaacaaacacacaaacagacatctattattttataaatagatttccattcggctcaaacaaaagcctctctaaatgaaggtacaatgataaggattcagttctgttgttttaacattttttcaaatcactttcaaaaagttcatgtagtacctactattgtgtttgagacacttctggcgctatcatagtttcaccactattctgttccacagtcctatctcttgcagtcgttaactatatctataataattatataaagtaaagctggcttatgcacgtacgggataggaaaattatgtttgatgcatcatcacgtctgaactactggactaattaacttgaaattttgcttatagattcttaattaaccaaggatggttataggcctattctcaattcttcaaaatttcattacgtcaagttttaaaatagatccttgcgaagcacgggctCTTGCTAgttacctatatcttaggtataatattttatactttctcggaccatatccgatacataaactgagtagtaattttttataaattcttatcatttatagaaacattcatatatacatttgaatcggctctccattgccgcccatcgattactgcaatttgattggttcatgcaaattcattgatgtatccatgcgcctaggaatatcctacttccttaatattctaatttatttttatttggtggtttaagtatattcattacagataatagatttttttaggatttataagttgtttctccctctacaacaattagccatatGCTTCCCAAAGTCCTCCAATTGCATaccatttgtttacaataaatttttgccaaggtgtctggctagatttcatattatgcgacttgatcgattattaggtcgccgatcagtaggtattttaagcctaacctcaaattcgTCAAtactctatataatataataagtagcaaataacatttcttttctattcggctgttctaattttagccatggtacccattattatctaatctttcaatTGTTGTTATCA
The genomic region above belongs to Nilaparvata lugens isolate BPH chromosome 5, ASM1435652v1, whole genome shotgun sequence and contains:
- the LOC120351313 gene encoding uncharacterized protein LOC120351313, whose translation is MGNGLTTDVSTAADDSPGGHPRSSSPTSMQEIQQRWPSTHLDVAVALQEGASPTRLSAAEAFSPQRDVTLAPPDDKPSSHRETTEIGAQQSNQSTSPTMADSMLDFLNEIRNQRRAHQEDLERSLTKIFREAHVDMNTRLDRMQGSFHSQVISLAEVSQKEVIGKNAEIGKVIVSQVELTQASIESQAFKKNDNFIALTNSVEVGVDSTTASHSLVIDLKVEKIETTQLITTKEDDSIQREVELLKHDDSTASTRLEISTKGRDVCQLNFISQLQSNPSVFFEKIALGRELLIEFHLTSDSLRKWKKGFFHLRTGPYTIAQASSQGDICRVMSVGAWSNFRRILLHRRLFPFKISAESLTYQNRSENSNKLAISRPSILERAPPEMQSLS